Proteins from a genomic interval of Polaribacter sp. Q13:
- a CDS encoding alpha-L-fucosidase has translation MKVLKFIFFACIISQFTSCKNNSEGKVKEDVVQDTTLFNSSDASLVNYEIPEWYKDAKIGYWATWGVYSVPAYAGDHAAEWYGRWMYTVDDGSGEKKGKTFDQRGLKTAAFHKEKYGDPAVFGYKDFIPMFKAEKWNADEWANLFEEGGAKFFVFMAMHHDNFCLWDSETQPYNSVKMGPKRDFTAEMKIAVKKKGMHFGVSNHSAWNGSFFEYNHINGFDGLKKENQGLYGTGKVDSLAIDRWWKTTIELADKYQPDLYYFDWGWNLKPFQEKHRRKFLTHYYNKALEWGKGKYPAPNVVVNYKNRAKLPVGSAVLDLERGGMKEIEKELWQNDTSLGLKSWSYAMDEEYRSANQVVDMLMDIISKNGVLLLNIGPKADGSIPHEAAIPIKEIGAWLKINGEAVYATRPWEIFGEGPTVPNEKMHGDQVEYTSKDIRFTKSKDDKNLFVTFLGWPSNDAIVTSLKSEIIDLTSLEKVTLLSNNEAIKWNQKTDGLHFYLPQKIDKNDSAYALKLEFKETVPQFRK, from the coding sequence ATGAAAGTATTAAAATTTATCTTTTTTGCCTGTATTATAAGTCAATTTACCTCATGTAAAAATAATTCCGAAGGAAAAGTAAAGGAGGACGTTGTACAGGATACGACACTATTTAACAGTTCAGATGCGTCTTTGGTGAATTACGAAATTCCAGAATGGTATAAAGATGCTAAAATAGGCTATTGGGCTACTTGGGGCGTGTATTCTGTACCTGCCTATGCTGGAGATCATGCTGCAGAATGGTATGGCAGATGGATGTATACTGTTGATGACGGTTCTGGAGAAAAAAAAGGAAAAACATTTGATCAAAGAGGTTTAAAAACCGCAGCATTTCATAAAGAAAAATATGGAGATCCAGCTGTTTTTGGTTACAAAGACTTTATTCCGATGTTTAAGGCAGAAAAATGGAATGCCGATGAATGGGCAAATTTATTTGAAGAAGGTGGCGCTAAATTTTTTGTTTTTATGGCGATGCATCATGATAATTTTTGTTTGTGGGATTCAGAGACTCAACCCTACAATTCCGTTAAAATGGGGCCGAAAAGAGATTTTACTGCAGAAATGAAAATTGCAGTGAAGAAAAAAGGGATGCATTTTGGAGTTTCTAACCATTCTGCTTGGAATGGTAGTTTTTTTGAATACAATCACATCAATGGTTTTGATGGTTTAAAGAAAGAAAATCAAGGTTTGTATGGTACCGGAAAAGTTGATTCATTAGCGATAGATCGCTGGTGGAAAACTACTATTGAATTGGCAGATAAATACCAACCAGATTTATACTATTTTGATTGGGGATGGAATTTAAAACCTTTTCAAGAAAAGCATCGAAGAAAATTTTTAACGCATTATTATAACAAAGCTTTAGAATGGGGGAAAGGAAAGTATCCTGCTCCAAATGTTGTTGTAAACTATAAAAACAGAGCAAAGTTACCTGTAGGATCTGCTGTTTTAGATTTAGAACGTGGTGGTATGAAAGAAATAGAGAAAGAATTGTGGCAAAATGATACTTCATTGGGGTTAAAAAGTTGGTCTTATGCAATGGATGAAGAGTACCGTTCTGCAAATCAAGTGGTAGATATGTTGATGGATATTATTAGTAAAAATGGTGTTTTATTACTGAATATTGGTCCCAAAGCAGATGGTAGTATTCCGCATGAAGCTGCTATCCCAATAAAAGAAATAGGAGCATGGTTAAAAATTAATGGTGAAGCAGTTTACGCAACCAGACCATGGGAAATATTTGGAGAAGGACCAACGGTACCTAATGAGAAAATGCACGGAGATCAAGTGGAATATACATCCAAAGACATTCGTTTTACAAAAAGTAAGGATGATAAAAATTTATTTGTTACATTTTTAGGTTGGCCTTCCAATGATGCGATTGTTACTTCTTTAAAATCTGAAATAATTGATTTAACTTCCTTAGAAAAAGTTACCTTGTTGTCAAATAATGAAGCAATTAAATGGAATCAAAAAACAGATGGATTGCATTTTTATTTACCTCAGAAAATTGATAAAAATGATTCTGCATATGCTTTAAAATTAGAGTTTAAGGAAACAGTACCACAGTTTAGAAAATAA
- a CDS encoding sulfatase: MNYNSNYLKLGFLFLFVFFFTGIKAQNKAVKTPNVIVILADDIGYADVGFQENTSLGIQTPNLDKLAKKGIVFSNAYASAAVCSNSRLGLSTGRYQQRWGAYYYGQGGLPSNEFTIAEMMQEAGYKTMKVGKTHLNGGPKSDPMKHGFDHWLGFKSHSYDYFLLSQKDVDAYNKKSPGSAAKAKMIPFGPLIRDSKTVESYENTNTTEVFTNESVKFIESANEKPFYLQLEYNALHTPLYKAPEAMREKYAIPARSFNRDDKVWEYPHWDPIIEPDYSKWYSETCHLGIADPYGRKIYLAHLEYMDMMIGKIVKALKKKGILDNTIIVFSSDNGGSNQSYANNLPINSYKYCLMDGGIKVPMFIHWPNGIAKNKKVDALITHRDLYASLSELTGIAPKKKLDGKSLFPLFKGGEKEIHNEPLFWDSGDKEKNWVVRSNNWKLVYRNESKNYASYVLDKKGLVTGLTEEPIPAGYQLYDLNKDPYETQNIASVNTAKVAEMKKLYTDWRAQMGKPIRGSKAK; the protein is encoded by the coding sequence ATGAACTATAATAGTAATTATTTAAAATTGGGATTTCTTTTCCTATTCGTATTCTTTTTTACAGGAATAAAAGCACAAAATAAAGCAGTAAAAACGCCAAATGTAATTGTTATTCTTGCTGATGATATTGGGTATGCAGATGTAGGATTTCAAGAAAATACTTCACTTGGTATTCAAACTCCAAATTTAGATAAGTTAGCAAAAAAAGGTATCGTTTTTAGTAATGCATATGCCTCTGCTGCTGTTTGCAGTAATTCTAGATTAGGCCTTTCTACAGGTCGTTATCAACAAAGATGGGGAGCTTACTATTATGGTCAGGGAGGATTGCCAAGCAACGAATTTACTATTGCAGAAATGATGCAAGAAGCCGGATACAAAACCATGAAGGTTGGGAAGACTCATTTAAACGGTGGGCCAAAATCAGATCCTATGAAACATGGATTTGATCATTGGTTAGGCTTTAAAAGTCATTCATATGATTATTTCTTGTTGAGTCAAAAAGATGTTGATGCTTACAATAAAAAATCTCCGGGAAGTGCTGCAAAAGCAAAAATGATACCTTTTGGGCCTTTAATTCGCGATAGTAAAACAGTAGAATCGTATGAGAATACAAACACCACAGAAGTGTTTACAAATGAGTCTGTTAAATTTATTGAAAGTGCCAATGAAAAACCTTTTTATCTGCAATTAGAATACAACGCGTTGCATACACCGTTATACAAAGCACCGGAAGCAATGCGCGAAAAGTATGCAATTCCGGCTCGTTCTTTTAATAGAGATGATAAAGTTTGGGAATATCCACATTGGGATCCAATTATTGAACCTGATTACTCTAAATGGTATAGTGAAACCTGTCATTTAGGAATTGCAGATCCTTATGGGCGTAAAATTTATTTAGCACATTTGGAATATATGGATATGATGATTGGTAAAATTGTAAAGGCTTTAAAAAAGAAAGGAATTTTAGATAATACCATTATTGTTTTTTCTTCGGATAATGGCGGGTCAAACCAATCTTATGCAAATAATTTACCAATTAATTCATACAAATATTGTTTGATGGATGGAGGAATTAAAGTTCCTATGTTTATACATTGGCCAAATGGAATCGCTAAAAATAAAAAAGTAGATGCACTTATTACGCATCGCGATTTATATGCGAGTCTTTCTGAATTAACAGGAATAGCTCCTAAAAAGAAGTTAGACGGTAAGAGTCTTTTTCCGTTGTTTAAAGGGGGTGAAAAAGAAATACATAACGAACCTTTATTTTGGGATTCTGGTGATAAAGAAAAAAATTGGGTAGTGCGTTCTAACAATTGGAAATTAGTTTATAGAAACGAATCTAAAAACTATGCTTCTTATGTTTTGGATAAAAAAGGATTGGTTACAGGACTAACTGAAGAGCCTATTCCTGCTGGTTATCAACTTTATGATTTAAATAAAGATCCTTATGAAACACAAAATATAGCAAGTGTAAATACAGCAAAAGTAGCTGAAATGAAAAAGCTATATACCGATTGGCGAGCGCAAATGGGGAAACCAATTAGAGGTAGTAAAGCGAAATAA
- a CDS encoding helix-turn-helix transcriptional regulator: MIKIQPYREENVVYHADTCAALINAADRKKIELNALGRYTYPGERLGDETIGLNSVGCWNANESQDWGLDWHRNEGIEFHFLESGSMPYAQEDKEMLLTPNHLTITRPWEVHKVGNPTIGMGKFYWLIIDLGVRRPHQEWVWPKWISLTEKDLLRLSIILRQNEKMAWKTDKKILECFKKIEQAIKTFDKGKKASKLRVLINYLLVLVLELLDTDDVVLNESLTDSSRSVSSFLKELDNDLSRDWTVKSMSDSAGVGVTRLTHHCKRLTNLTPMKYLFIRRLEMAKKILQEDNGLTISEIAYKCGFSSSQYFSTIFKKYEKCTPKEYQLEKKLVSL, encoded by the coding sequence ATGATAAAAATACAACCGTATAGAGAAGAAAATGTAGTTTATCATGCAGACACCTGTGCTGCTCTGATTAATGCAGCAGATAGAAAAAAAATAGAATTAAATGCGTTGGGTAGGTATACATATCCTGGTGAACGATTAGGCGATGAAACAATAGGATTAAATAGTGTTGGATGTTGGAATGCAAATGAGTCTCAAGATTGGGGATTAGATTGGCATAGGAATGAAGGGATTGAATTTCATTTTTTAGAATCTGGTTCAATGCCGTATGCTCAAGAGGATAAAGAAATGTTATTAACGCCAAACCATTTAACAATCACACGTCCTTGGGAAGTACATAAAGTTGGGAATCCTACTATTGGAATGGGAAAATTTTATTGGCTAATTATTGATTTAGGAGTAAGAAGACCTCATCAAGAATGGGTTTGGCCTAAATGGATTTCTCTTACAGAAAAGGACCTCTTAAGATTATCAATTATTTTAAGACAGAACGAAAAAATGGCATGGAAAACCGATAAAAAAATTCTGGAATGTTTTAAAAAGATTGAACAAGCTATTAAGACTTTTGATAAAGGGAAAAAGGCTTCTAAATTAAGGGTTTTAATTAACTATTTATTGGTTCTTGTTCTAGAGTTGTTAGATACAGATGATGTGGTTTTAAATGAATCGTTAACAGATAGTTCTAGAAGTGTATCCTCTTTTTTAAAAGAATTAGACAATGATTTGTCGCGAGATTGGACCGTTAAAAGTATGTCTGATTCTGCAGGAGTAGGAGTAACCCGTTTAACACATCATTGCAAACGACTAACGAATTTAACACCCATGAAATATTTATTTATCAGACGGTTAGAAATGGCTAAAAAAATACTTCAAGAAGATAACGGGCTTACTATAAGTGAAATTGCCTATAAATGTGGGTTTTCTAGTAGTCAATATTTTTCTACAATTTTTAAAAAGTATGAAAAATGTACGCCAAAAGAATATCAGCTAGAAAAAAAGTTAGTATCTCTTTAA